The DNA window GGGCGACCAGGCCGACGAAGATCGGGCTGGGCCGGAACGCGTCCCGGGGCACCCCGAGCACCAGCGGCTCGCCGGCGCCCGGGCGGTCGCCGGTCATCACTCGGCCGGAGGCTGCAGGCTCATCCGGTACTCCACCCGGTCGTCCTCGACGAGCGTTACCGTGGTGACGCCGGACGCCGCGAGTTCCCGCCAGGTCTGGCCGATCCACGACTCGGCGTCCGCCTGGCTGCCGAACGTCTCCGCCGGTCCCCCGACCGACGCGCCGTCCGCGCCCTCGTACCGCCAGCTCCACGCCATGCCGCGTCTCCCCTCGCCGCTGAGTCCCCTGGGACGAACCCCCGCAAGCGTAGTCGGCCCCGCACGGGACGGGCCCGGCGCTCCGTCCGCGGCGGGCGGCCGGGTGGGTCATCGGGGCAGTTCCGGGCCGGTACGGTGGCGCGGTGCTGACTCAAGGAGTGCTGCTCGGCGGCCGGTACCTGCTCACCGAACGCGTCGCGACCGGCGGCATGGGCGCCGTGTGGCGGTGCACGGACACCCTGCTGGACCGGGTGGTGGCCGTGAAGGTGCTGCTGCCGTCGCTGACCGCCGATCCGGAGTTCACCACGCGGTTCCACGCCGAGGCCAGGATGATGGCCGCCCTGCGCCACCCCGGCATCGTCGCCGTGCACGACTTCGGGCAGTCCACCCTCGACGACGGCAGCCAGGTCAGCTACCTGGTGATGGAGTACGTCGACGGCGAGCCGCTGGTGACCTGGATGCGCCGGGCGGGGCGGCTGGACCCGGCGTCCACGATGTCGGTGGTGGCCCAGGCGGCGGGGGCGCTGCACGTCGCCCACACGGCGGGGATCGTGCACCGCGACGTCAAGCCGGGCAACCTGATGGTGCAGCGGGACGGCACGGTGGTGCTGGTCGACTTCGGCATCGCCCGGTCCCGCGGCGCGGCCAGCATCACCGCCGCGCACACCGTGCTCGGCACCGCCTCGTACATGTCCCCCGAGCAGGCCACGGGCCAGCCGGTGTCGGCGGCCACCGACGTCTACGCCCTCGGCGCGGTGGCCTACTACTGCCTCGCCGGCCGGCCCCCGTTCGACGGGACCAACCCGTTGCAGGTGGCCATGCGGCACGCCCAGGACGAGCCGGCGCCGCTGCCGCCGGGCACCCCGCCGCCGGTGGTGGAGCTGATCGCCCGGGCGATGGCGAAGCGCCCCGCCGACCGGTACGCCAGCGCGGCGGAGCTGGCCGACGCGGCCCTGGAGGCGCGCGACGCCACGATGGCCACCTTTCCGGTCTCGGCCCGCCCGCCGTGGGCGGTGCCGGGCCCGGCACCGAGCGCCCCATCCACACCTCCCGGCGTCCCGACCCCGCCTCCCGTCGTCCCGACCCCGCCCACCGGCGTCCCGACCCCGCCTCCCGTCGGCCCGGCCCGGCCGATGCCCCCGGAAGCCCAGGTCACCCCGCCCACGCCGGCCGGCCCACCGCCGGTCCCGCCGGCCGTACCCGTACCCGCCCCCCGGCCCGGCGGCCCCGCGCCGTACCTGCCGGGGGTCTCGTCCGGGCCCGGCCCGGACGGTGGCCTGCCGGCCACCCTGGAGACCGAGACCGCCGGTTCCCGGCGGCGTCGCCGTCTCGCGCTGGCCGGCGTCGCCGCCGCGGTGGCCGCGGTGCTGGTGGCCGTCGTCGCCGCGACGGCGCTCTGGTGGGCCCCGGGACAGGCCGCGCAGGAGCCGCCGGCCGCGCTGGACGGGGGTTCGGCACCGGCCGTGGCCGGGCCCGGTGACGCCGGCACGATCCGCTCGGTCCGGCCCGCCCCCACCGGCGTCGCCGCCTCGGCGACGCCGTCCGGGTCCGCCCGCCCCGGCACCACCGCCCGGCCGACCCGCCCCGCCGACGACGCGGCCGCGCCCTCCGGCGCCGCGAGCGCCAGCCCCCGCCCGGGTACGACCACCACCGCCCCGCCGAAGCCGAACCCGTACACGGCGGCGCGGGTCTGCGGCAGCGGGTACGCCGTGATCGACTCGGCGACGCTGACCGGTTCCGACGGTGTCCGGCGCGGGCGGGTGTTCCTGCTGTACAAGGCCGCGACGGGAGAGAACTGCGTGGTGACGCTCAAGGACACCGGGGTGGGCGTGAAATCGGCCGTGTCCGCGTACCTGGAGGTGCAGGGGAAGGCCCGGGTCACCGACGGCGGCTCCTTCGCGTACTACGCCGGGCCGGTGCGGGCGGCCGCGGCCCGGGCCTGCGTCAGGTGGGGCGGCTCGGTCGGCGGGGCCGGCTACGGCAGCCCGTACGAGCACTGCGGCTGAGCGTTCGACGCGGGCGCCGCCGCGACCGCCGGTCGGCGTACGGGCCGGCGGGCGGCGCGGCCTGCGGCGGCCTTAAGGTACGGGCATGTCCGTTGACGGGTGGCACACGCTCCTGGTGCTCGGCGGTATCCGCTCGGGCAAGTCCGAGTTCGCAGAGTCCCTGGTCGCCGACGCGTCCACGGTCCGCTACGTGGCGACGGCGGCGACCGGCGACCCGGCGGACGCCGAGTGGGCGGCCCGCCTGGCGGCGCACCGCGGCCGGCGGCCGGCCGGCTGGACCACGGAGGAGACGGCCGACGACCCGCGCCGACTGGCCGACGTCATCGCGTCCGCCGGCCCCGGCGAGACACTGCTCGTCGACGACCTCGGCGGCTGGGTGACCGTCCTGCTCGACCCGGCCCACCAGCCGGCCGACGACACGGCCACCATCGCGGAGCTGGCCGCGGCGGTCCGCGGCTGCCCGGCCCGGCTCGTGCTGGTCAGCCCCGAGGTGGGCCTGTCGCTGGTGCCGGCCACGCCGTTGGGCCGGGCGTTCGCCGACGCCCTCGGCTCGGCCAACCGGGCGGTTGCCGAGGCGTGCGACGCGGTCGTCCTCGTGGTCGCCGGCCAGGCGTGCTGGCTGAAGCCGGCCGCCCCGGCCCGCGCCGCCGCCGTCCCGGCGCAGCCCGCCGCGCCCGACCGGGTGGCCGCCGACAGGGGCGAGATGGCCGCCGGCCAGGGCTGGGAGGCCGCCCTGCCGGACGTGCTGACCCCGGCCGCCGTCTCCCCGGCCCCGCCCGCCGCCCCGCAGCCGGAGGGCGCCCCGTGGGCCGCGCCGACGATGGCGCTGCCGATGGTCGCCACGGGCCTGGTCATCCAGCCCGGGATGGACCTGCCCATGCCGGACGAGCACACGGGCCCGCAGGCCGTGGAGCGGCTCGCCACCCTCGACCTGCCCGGGGCGGGGCTGGGCGTGCTGGAACGGGTGGTCGCCTTCGCCGCCGCCACCCAGGGCACCCCGACCCCGGCGCCCTGGGACGCCGTACGGGTGCTGCTGCTGCACGGCGACCACAACGGCGGCGCGGCGGCGGGCGCCTCGACCGCGGAGTCGGCCCGCCGGGCCGCGCAGGCCCGCGCCGGCCAGGGCGCGCTGGCCCGGCTGGCCGCCGAGAACGGCGCCAGCCTCCAGGTGGCGGAGGCCCCGGCCGCCGCCCCGATGGAGGGCATGCCCGCGCTGGATCCGGAGACCGTGGACAAGGCCCTGCGGTACGGCTGGCGGCTCGCCGAGGAGGCCGCCGACGCGGGCGTACGGCTGCTGGTGTTGGGGGCGTGCGGGGCCGGCACGGAGGCGGCGGCGGCCGCCGTGCTCGCGGCGACCGCCGGGGCGGAGCCGCCGGCGGTGCTGGGCCGGGTCGTGACGGAGCACGGCCAGATCGACGACGCGGCCTGGATGCGGCGCTGCGCCGCCGTCCGAGACGCGATGCACCGCACCCGGCGCTCGCCCCGCGACGCCCGGGACGCGCTGGCCGAGCTGGGCGGCGGGACGATCGCGGTGGCCACCGGCGTGCTGCTCGGGGCGACCGCCCGCCGGGTTCCGGTGCTGCTCGACGGCCCGGTCGGCATCGCCGCCGGCCTGGTCAGCCGGGATCTGGCCGGGCAGGCCCGGCACTGGTGCCTGCTGGCCGACGACGGGGGCCATCCGGCGGTCCGGCTGGGTGCCGACGTGCTGGGCCTGACCCCGCTGCTCGACCTGCGGCTCGACCTGGGCGAGGGCGCGAACGCCCTGGCCGCGCTGCCGCTGCTGCGCTCGGTGCTGGCGCTGGCCGCCGGGCTGCCCGCCCGGCCGGTCGCCGGAGCGGGCGCGGGCGCCGACGGGCCGGGCGGCCGCACGGTCGACGCCACCGACGAGCCGGGC is part of the Micromonospora olivasterospora genome and encodes:
- a CDS encoding bifunctional adenosylcobinamide kinase/adenosylcobinamide-phosphate guanylyltransferase — its product is MSVDGWHTLLVLGGIRSGKSEFAESLVADASTVRYVATAATGDPADAEWAARLAAHRGRRPAGWTTEETADDPRRLADVIASAGPGETLLVDDLGGWVTVLLDPAHQPADDTATIAELAAAVRGCPARLVLVSPEVGLSLVPATPLGRAFADALGSANRAVAEACDAVVLVVAGQACWLKPAAPARAAAVPAQPAAPDRVAADRGEMAAGQGWEAALPDVLTPAAVSPAPPAAPQPEGAPWAAPTMALPMVATGLVIQPGMDLPMPDEHTGPQAVERLATLDLPGAGLGVLERVVAFAAATQGTPTPAPWDAVRVLLLHGDHNGGAAAGASTAESARRAAQARAGQGALARLAAENGASLQVAEAPAAAPMEGMPALDPETVDKALRYGWRLAEEAADAGVRLLVLGACGAGTEAAAAAVLAATAGAEPPAVLGRVVTEHGQIDDAAWMRRCAAVRDAMHRTRRSPRDARDALAELGGGTIAVATGVLLGATARRVPVLLDGPVGIAAGLVSRDLAGQARHWCLLADDGGHPAVRLGADVLGLTPLLDLRLDLGEGANALAALPLLRSVLALAAGLPARPVAGAGAGADGPGGRTVDATDEPGDGTEPDFREPEPAGPGPATTGPTEPAKPAEPGEPAEPAKPAEPAEPAKPAEPAEPAKPAEPAEPAKPAEPAEPAEPAEPAEPAKPAEADRPAGIEPAEEPTTGSAGAATADPAGRRAG
- a CDS encoding serine/threonine-protein kinase — protein: MLTQGVLLGGRYLLTERVATGGMGAVWRCTDTLLDRVVAVKVLLPSLTADPEFTTRFHAEARMMAALRHPGIVAVHDFGQSTLDDGSQVSYLVMEYVDGEPLVTWMRRAGRLDPASTMSVVAQAAGALHVAHTAGIVHRDVKPGNLMVQRDGTVVLVDFGIARSRGAASITAAHTVLGTASYMSPEQATGQPVSAATDVYALGAVAYYCLAGRPPFDGTNPLQVAMRHAQDEPAPLPPGTPPPVVELIARAMAKRPADRYASAAELADAALEARDATMATFPVSARPPWAVPGPAPSAPSTPPGVPTPPPVVPTPPTGVPTPPPVGPARPMPPEAQVTPPTPAGPPPVPPAVPVPAPRPGGPAPYLPGVSSGPGPDGGLPATLETETAGSRRRRRLALAGVAAAVAAVLVAVVAATALWWAPGQAAQEPPAALDGGSAPAVAGPGDAGTIRSVRPAPTGVAASATPSGSARPGTTARPTRPADDAAAPSGAASASPRPGTTTTAPPKPNPYTAARVCGSGYAVIDSATLTGSDGVRRGRVFLLYKAATGENCVVTLKDTGVGVKSAVSAYLEVQGKARVTDGGSFAYYAGPVRAAAARACVRWGGSVGGAGYGSPYEHCG